The Corylus avellana chromosome ca8, CavTom2PMs-1.0 genome has a segment encoding these proteins:
- the LOC132189934 gene encoding casein kinase 1-like protein HD16 isoform X2, translating into MPELRSRARTNQASDNPDPNRINRQQPQPDYKNKLLNVPTRLRRGTERNRRSNKNAIGVGERGRGRKVVTEARSLKDDEEGGEEEEIRVLREGGGEKAMDDCDSGGAGGHSGNKGLGAEDEGSTAPLPEKVQVGSSPVYRIERKLGKGGFGQVYVGRRAGNSNERNGPGAVEVALKFEHRSSKGCNYGPPYEWQVYSALGGSHGVPRVHYKGRQGEYYIMVMDMLGPSLWDVWNNNSHTMSTDMVACIAIEAISILEKMHSKGYVHGDVKPENFLLGPPGTPEEKKLFLVDLGLATRWRDSTTGLHVEYDQRPDVFRGTVRYASVHAHLGRTGSRRDDLESLAYTLVFLLRGRLPWQGYQGENKGFLVSKKKMATSPETLCCFCPQPFRQFVEYVVNLKFDEEPNYAKYISLFDGIVGPNPDIRPINTDGAQKVGHKRGRLTMEEEDDEQPKKKIRMGMPATQWISVYNARRPMKQRYHYNVAEVRLSQHIEKGYEDGLFISSVASCSNLWALIMDAGTGFTGQVHELSPYFLHKEWIMEQWEKNYYISAIAGANNGSSLVVMSKGTQYLQQSYKVSDSFPFKWINKKWREGFYVTAMATAGSRWAIVMSRGAGFSDQVVELDFLYPSEGIHRRWDGGYRITSTAATWDQAAFVLSVPRRKLSDETQETLRTSAFPSTHVKEKWAKNLYIASICYGRTVS; encoded by the exons ATGCCTGAGCTGCGAAGCCGAGCACGCACGAACCAGGCATCCGACAACCCGGATCCGAACCGGATTAACCGACAACAACCACAACCCGACTACAAGAACAAGCTCCTAAACGTGCCAACTCGCTTGAGAAGGGGAACCGAGCGGAACCGGAGAAGTAACAAGAACGCGATCGGCGTCGGCGAGAGGGGGAGAGGCCGCAAGGTTGTCACCGAAGCGAGGTCGTTGAAGGACGACGAAGAAggaggagaggaggaggagattagggttttgagggaGGGAGGTGGGGAAAAAGCCATGGATGATTGCGATAGTGGCGGCGCCGGCGGCCATAGCGGCAATAAGGGCCTGGGGGCCGAGGATGAAGGCAGCACTGCTCCTCTCCCTGAGAAG GTCCAAGTAGGTAGTTCCCCAGTGTacagaatagaaagaaaattggGAAAAGGAGGCTTTGGACAAGTGTATGTTGGTCGACGGGCTGGTAATTCAAACGAAAGAAATGGCCCTGGAGCTGTAGAG GTAGCTTTAAAATTTGAGCATAGGAGTAGTAAAGGATGTAATTATGGACCGCCATATGAGTGGCAAGTTTACAG TGCACTTGGCGGTAGTCATGGTGTTCCACGAGTCCATTATAAGGGCAGGCAAGGCGAGTACTACATTATG GTCATGGATATGCTTGGGCCAAGTTTATGGGATGTTTGGAATAATAACTCACACAC GATGTCTACTGACATGGTGGCATGTATTGCCATTGAGGCTATCTCCATATTAGAGAAGATGCACTCTAAGGG ATATGTCCATGGGGACGTAAAACCTGAGAATTTTTTGCTTGGTCCTCCTGGGACTCCTGAAGAAAAAAAGCTATTTCTTGTGGACCTTGGATTAG CCACCAGGTGGCGAGACAGTACAACTGGCTTGCATGTTGAGTATGATCAACGTCCTGATGTTTTCAg GGGAACTGTCCGGTATGCTAGTGTACATGCTCATCTTGGTAGAACTGGTAGCAGGAGAGATGACTTAGAATCTCTTGCGTATactcttgtttttcttctccGTGGCCGGTTGCCATGGCAAGGATATCAg GGAGAAAATAAAGGATTCCTTGTTAGCAAGAAGAAAATGGCCACATCCCCAGAAACTCTGTGTTGCTTTTGTCCTCAGCCTTTCCGGCAGTTTGTTGAGTATGTGGTAAATTTGAAGTTTGACGAAGAACCTAACTATGCAAAATATATCTCTCTCTTTGATGGGATTGTTGGTCCAAATCCAGATATAAGGCCAATAAACACTGACGGTGCTCAAAAG GTTGGACATAAGAGAGGCCGATTGACcatggaggaggaagatgatgaACAGCCGAAGAAGAAGATTCGAATGGGGATGCCTGCAACACAATGGATTAGTGTTTATAATGCTCGTCGGCCAATGAAGCAAAG ATATCACTATAATGTGGCAGAAGTAAGGCTCTCCCAACACATTGAAAAAGGATATGAAGATGGGTTGTTTATCAGTAGTGTGGCTTCATGTTCAAACCTTTGGGCCCTTATTATGGATGCTGGCACTGGCTTTACTGGTCAAGTTCATGAACTCTCGCCCTACTTTCTTCACAAG GAATGGATTATGGAGCAATGGGAGAAGAATTACTATATCAGTGCAATAGCTGGAGCTAATAATGGGAGTTCATTAGTTGTTATGTCCAAGG GGACACAGTACTTACAGCAGTCCTATAAAGTCAGCGATTCATTTCCGTTCAAGTGGATCAACAAAAAATGGAGGGAGGGATTTTATGTTACTGCCATGGCCACTGCTGGAAGTAGATGGGCAATTGTTATGTCTCGTGGTGCAGGATTTTCTGACCAG gTTGTGGAACTAGATTTTCTCTATCCTAGTGAAGGTATTCATCGAAGGTGGGATGGTGGTTACCGCATCACATCAACGGCTGCAACTTGGGACCAAGCTGCTTTTGTTCTTAGTGTTCCAAGAAGAAAACTGTCCGATGAAACTCAAGAGACTCTCAGAACTTCTGCTTTTCCTAGCACACACGTCAAG GAGAAATGGGCAAAGAATCTTTATATTGCATCAATTTGCTATGGTCGAACTGTTTCATGA
- the LOC132189934 gene encoding casein kinase 1-like protein HD16 isoform X1: protein MPELRSRARTNQASDNPDPNRINRQQPQPDYKNKLLNVPTRLRRGTERNRRSNKNAIGVGERGRGRKVVTEARSLKDDEEGGEEEEIRVLREGGGEKAMDDCDSGGAGGHSGNKGLGAEDEGSTAPLPEKVQVGSSPVYRIERKLGKGGFGQVYVGRRAGNSNERNGPGAVEVALKFEHRSSKGCNYGPPYEWQVYSALGGSHGVPRVHYKGRQGEYYIMVMDMLGPSLWDVWNNNSHTMSTDMVACIAIEAISILEKMHSKGYVHGDVKPENFLLGPPGTPEEKKLFLVDLGLATRWRDSTTGLHVEYDQRPDVFRGTVRYASVHAHLGRTGSRRDDLESLAYTLVFLLRGRLPWQGYQGENKGFLVSKKKMATSPETLCCFCPQPFRQFVEYVVNLKFDEEPNYAKYISLFDGIVGPNPDIRPINTDGAQKLIYQVGHKRGRLTMEEEDDEQPKKKIRMGMPATQWISVYNARRPMKQRYHYNVAEVRLSQHIEKGYEDGLFISSVASCSNLWALIMDAGTGFTGQVHELSPYFLHKEWIMEQWEKNYYISAIAGANNGSSLVVMSKGTQYLQQSYKVSDSFPFKWINKKWREGFYVTAMATAGSRWAIVMSRGAGFSDQVVELDFLYPSEGIHRRWDGGYRITSTAATWDQAAFVLSVPRRKLSDETQETLRTSAFPSTHVKEKWAKNLYIASICYGRTVS from the exons ATGCCTGAGCTGCGAAGCCGAGCACGCACGAACCAGGCATCCGACAACCCGGATCCGAACCGGATTAACCGACAACAACCACAACCCGACTACAAGAACAAGCTCCTAAACGTGCCAACTCGCTTGAGAAGGGGAACCGAGCGGAACCGGAGAAGTAACAAGAACGCGATCGGCGTCGGCGAGAGGGGGAGAGGCCGCAAGGTTGTCACCGAAGCGAGGTCGTTGAAGGACGACGAAGAAggaggagaggaggaggagattagggttttgagggaGGGAGGTGGGGAAAAAGCCATGGATGATTGCGATAGTGGCGGCGCCGGCGGCCATAGCGGCAATAAGGGCCTGGGGGCCGAGGATGAAGGCAGCACTGCTCCTCTCCCTGAGAAG GTCCAAGTAGGTAGTTCCCCAGTGTacagaatagaaagaaaattggGAAAAGGAGGCTTTGGACAAGTGTATGTTGGTCGACGGGCTGGTAATTCAAACGAAAGAAATGGCCCTGGAGCTGTAGAG GTAGCTTTAAAATTTGAGCATAGGAGTAGTAAAGGATGTAATTATGGACCGCCATATGAGTGGCAAGTTTACAG TGCACTTGGCGGTAGTCATGGTGTTCCACGAGTCCATTATAAGGGCAGGCAAGGCGAGTACTACATTATG GTCATGGATATGCTTGGGCCAAGTTTATGGGATGTTTGGAATAATAACTCACACAC GATGTCTACTGACATGGTGGCATGTATTGCCATTGAGGCTATCTCCATATTAGAGAAGATGCACTCTAAGGG ATATGTCCATGGGGACGTAAAACCTGAGAATTTTTTGCTTGGTCCTCCTGGGACTCCTGAAGAAAAAAAGCTATTTCTTGTGGACCTTGGATTAG CCACCAGGTGGCGAGACAGTACAACTGGCTTGCATGTTGAGTATGATCAACGTCCTGATGTTTTCAg GGGAACTGTCCGGTATGCTAGTGTACATGCTCATCTTGGTAGAACTGGTAGCAGGAGAGATGACTTAGAATCTCTTGCGTATactcttgtttttcttctccGTGGCCGGTTGCCATGGCAAGGATATCAg GGAGAAAATAAAGGATTCCTTGTTAGCAAGAAGAAAATGGCCACATCCCCAGAAACTCTGTGTTGCTTTTGTCCTCAGCCTTTCCGGCAGTTTGTTGAGTATGTGGTAAATTTGAAGTTTGACGAAGAACCTAACTATGCAAAATATATCTCTCTCTTTGATGGGATTGTTGGTCCAAATCCAGATATAAGGCCAATAAACACTGACGGTGCTCAAAAG CTTATATATCAGGTTGGACATAAGAGAGGCCGATTGACcatggaggaggaagatgatgaACAGCCGAAGAAGAAGATTCGAATGGGGATGCCTGCAACACAATGGATTAGTGTTTATAATGCTCGTCGGCCAATGAAGCAAAG ATATCACTATAATGTGGCAGAAGTAAGGCTCTCCCAACACATTGAAAAAGGATATGAAGATGGGTTGTTTATCAGTAGTGTGGCTTCATGTTCAAACCTTTGGGCCCTTATTATGGATGCTGGCACTGGCTTTACTGGTCAAGTTCATGAACTCTCGCCCTACTTTCTTCACAAG GAATGGATTATGGAGCAATGGGAGAAGAATTACTATATCAGTGCAATAGCTGGAGCTAATAATGGGAGTTCATTAGTTGTTATGTCCAAGG GGACACAGTACTTACAGCAGTCCTATAAAGTCAGCGATTCATTTCCGTTCAAGTGGATCAACAAAAAATGGAGGGAGGGATTTTATGTTACTGCCATGGCCACTGCTGGAAGTAGATGGGCAATTGTTATGTCTCGTGGTGCAGGATTTTCTGACCAG gTTGTGGAACTAGATTTTCTCTATCCTAGTGAAGGTATTCATCGAAGGTGGGATGGTGGTTACCGCATCACATCAACGGCTGCAACTTGGGACCAAGCTGCTTTTGTTCTTAGTGTTCCAAGAAGAAAACTGTCCGATGAAACTCAAGAGACTCTCAGAACTTCTGCTTTTCCTAGCACACACGTCAAG GAGAAATGGGCAAAGAATCTTTATATTGCATCAATTTGCTATGGTCGAACTGTTTCATGA